The following are encoded together in the Microterricola viridarii genome:
- the polA gene encoding DNA polymerase I, translating into MSDSEKPTLLIIDGHSLAFRAFYALPVDSFQTRDGQHTNAIHGFISMLLNLLKNEKPTHIAVAFDISRFSFRTREYPEYKGTRGETPSEFIGQIPLLQEALAAMNIVTITKEDFEADDILATLSVRGTEAGYRVLVVSGDRDSIQLVNDNVTLLYPNTQGVSQLKRYDPAAVEERYGIRPEQYPDVAALVGETSDNLIGISKVGEKTAVKWLGLYGSLDGILEHADEIKGVVGNNLREQKENAIRNRRLNRLVTDLELPVAVPELERGPIDEQAVRDIFARLEFRSLLDRVLKQELTEGAESAAPGESADAAAAEIPQTPTAQTLLDEELRGWLNRVTATHPAGLGLSVEVLDGKAIGFGIASDTETVSLPWIPGRSDYAPFEEWLASDAPKIMCNAKGQLKAIRRAELAFSGLATDALVAGWLLRPGGQEKTLVDLVARYLEETLPQPDVNQLVPDDSAPSGAPVDAWYTLWVTPRIVEQLDEGSRSVLNDIEMPTLSVLVEMELRGVAVSHDELAALSTELGETAAGIAAQAFAEIGREVNLGSPKQLQEVLFDQLGMPKTRATKTGFSTDAGALADLQQSNPHPFLGLLLEHRDATKLRQIVETLDKAIDTTGRIHTNYVQVGTATGRIASTDPNLQNIPVRTEDGRRIRAAFHVGDGYETLLTADYSQIEMRIMAHLSEDAGLIEAFNAGEDLHRFVGSRIFGVDPAEVTPSMRNKVKAMSYGLAYGLSAFGLSKQLRIDTGEAKQLMTDYFSRFGAVRDYLRHVVEQAKVDGYTTTLFGRRRPFPDLASPNRVHREAAERQALNSPIQGSAADIMKRAMITIENDIAAQDLRSRMLLQVHDELIFEVAPGEADALEAIVRGGMGGAADLLVPLDVQLGHGTNWDSAAH; encoded by the coding sequence GTGTCGGATTCAGAAAAGCCTACCCTTCTCATCATCGACGGCCACTCGCTGGCGTTCCGGGCGTTCTACGCCCTGCCGGTCGACAGTTTCCAGACCAGGGACGGGCAGCACACCAATGCCATCCATGGCTTCATCTCGATGCTGCTCAACCTGCTGAAGAACGAGAAGCCGACGCACATCGCCGTCGCCTTCGACATCTCCCGCTTCTCCTTCCGCACCCGCGAGTACCCCGAGTACAAGGGCACCCGCGGCGAGACGCCGTCGGAGTTCATCGGGCAGATCCCGCTGCTGCAGGAGGCCCTGGCCGCGATGAACATCGTGACCATCACCAAGGAGGATTTCGAGGCCGACGACATCCTCGCCACCCTCTCCGTGCGTGGCACGGAGGCCGGCTACCGGGTGCTCGTCGTCTCGGGCGACCGCGACAGCATCCAGCTGGTCAACGACAACGTCACGCTGCTCTACCCGAACACGCAAGGCGTCTCCCAACTCAAGCGCTACGACCCGGCCGCCGTCGAGGAGCGCTACGGCATCCGCCCGGAGCAGTACCCGGATGTCGCCGCCCTCGTCGGCGAGACCAGCGACAACCTGATCGGCATCAGCAAGGTCGGCGAGAAGACCGCCGTCAAGTGGCTCGGCCTCTACGGCAGCCTCGACGGCATCCTCGAGCACGCCGATGAGATCAAGGGCGTCGTCGGCAACAACCTGCGCGAGCAGAAAGAGAACGCCATCCGCAACCGGCGGTTGAACCGCCTGGTCACCGACCTTGAGCTGCCCGTCGCGGTGCCCGAGCTGGAGCGCGGCCCGATCGACGAGCAGGCGGTGCGCGACATCTTCGCCCGCCTCGAGTTCCGCAGCCTGCTCGACCGGGTGCTCAAGCAGGAGCTCACCGAGGGCGCAGAGAGCGCAGCCCCCGGCGAGAGCGCGGATGCCGCGGCGGCCGAGATCCCGCAGACCCCGACCGCGCAGACGCTGCTCGACGAGGAGCTGCGCGGCTGGCTGAACCGCGTCACCGCCACCCACCCGGCCGGCCTCGGTCTGAGCGTCGAGGTGTTGGACGGCAAGGCCATCGGCTTTGGCATCGCCAGCGACACCGAGACGGTGAGCCTGCCCTGGATCCCCGGCCGCAGTGACTACGCGCCGTTCGAGGAATGGCTGGCCAGCGACGCCCCCAAGATCATGTGCAACGCGAAGGGGCAGCTGAAGGCCATCCGCCGCGCGGAGCTCGCCTTCAGCGGCCTCGCCACCGACGCCCTCGTCGCCGGCTGGCTGCTGCGCCCGGGTGGGCAGGAGAAGACCCTCGTCGACCTGGTGGCCCGCTACCTCGAAGAGACGCTCCCGCAGCCCGACGTCAACCAGCTGGTGCCCGACGACTCCGCACCCTCCGGTGCCCCCGTCGACGCCTGGTACACACTGTGGGTCACCCCGCGCATCGTCGAGCAGCTCGACGAGGGCTCCCGCAGCGTGCTCAACGACATCGAGATGCCGACCCTGTCCGTGCTGGTCGAGATGGAGCTGCGCGGTGTGGCCGTCAGTCACGACGAGCTCGCCGCCCTCTCCACGGAGCTCGGAGAGACGGCCGCCGGGATCGCCGCGCAGGCATTCGCCGAGATCGGCCGCGAGGTGAACCTCGGTTCGCCCAAGCAGCTGCAGGAGGTGCTCTTCGACCAGCTCGGCATGCCGAAGACGCGGGCCACCAAGACCGGCTTCTCCACGGATGCCGGCGCGCTGGCCGACCTGCAGCAGAGCAACCCGCACCCCTTCCTCGGCCTGCTGCTGGAGCACCGCGACGCGACCAAGCTGCGCCAGATCGTCGAGACGCTCGACAAGGCCATCGACACCACCGGTCGCATCCACACCAACTACGTGCAGGTCGGCACCGCGACGGGGCGCATCGCCTCCACCGACCCGAACCTGCAGAACATCCCGGTGCGCACCGAAGACGGCCGCCGCATCCGCGCCGCCTTCCACGTCGGCGACGGCTACGAGACCCTGCTCACCGCCGACTACTCGCAGATCGAAATGCGCATCATGGCGCACCTGTCAGAGGACGCCGGGCTGATTGAGGCGTTCAATGCCGGCGAGGACCTGCACCGGTTCGTCGGCTCGCGCATCTTCGGCGTCGACCCGGCAGAGGTGACGCCCTCGATGCGCAACAAGGTCAAGGCCATGTCCTATGGGCTCGCCTACGGTCTCAGCGCCTTCGGCCTGTCCAAGCAGCTGCGCATCGACACCGGCGAGGCCAAGCAGCTGATGACCGACTACTTCAGCCGCTTCGGCGCCGTGCGCGACTACCTGCGCCACGTCGTCGAGCAGGCCAAGGTCGACGGCTACACCACGACCCTGTTCGGCCGGCGCCGGCCGTTCCCCGACCTCGCCAGCCCGAATCGGGTGCACCGCGAGGCCGCCGAGCGCCAGGCGCTGAACTCGCCCATCCAGGGCTCAGCCGCCGACATCATGAAGCGCGCCATGATCACGATCGAGAACGACATCGCCGCACAGGACCTGCGCAGCCGCATGCTGCTGCAGGTGCACGATGAGTTGATCTTCGAGGTGGCGCCCGGCGAGGCCGACGCGCTCGAGGCCATCGTCCGCGGTGGCATGGGCGGAGCGGCCGACCTTCTCGTGCCGCTGGACGTCCAGCTCGGGCACGGAACCAACTGGGACAGCGCGGCACACTAG
- a CDS encoding amidohydrolase produces MCPEVFEAVTVNPGLADLYRDLHSHPELGFQETRTSSIVANRLSELGYEVTTGVGKTGVVAVLRNGDGPTALLRADMDALPVKEDTGLPYASTVTATDDNGKLVPVDHACGHDLHTSCLLGAAEMLSADRASWAGTLMLVFQPAEELGAGAQAMVDDGLFDRFPTPDVVLGQHVAPLPAGKIAGHAGPSYAASDSLRVRLIGKGAHGSMPEASIDPVVLAAETVLRLQTIISREIPSTATAVLTVGSIHAGDAANVIPGEAELQLNIRSYDARVRERILSGVSRIVSGEAATAGSPEQPTITEIERFPIVVNDAEALGKTLGVFSDWLGAENVLDPGAGSGSEDVGVLATSCGAPLAYWLLGGSDPSLFTTGDMTDPALLTVPSNHSPHYAPVIEPTLTIGVTALVAAARTWLPAA; encoded by the coding sequence ATGTGCCCAGAAGTGTTCGAAGCTGTCACCGTCAACCCAGGTCTCGCAGATCTCTACCGGGATCTGCACAGTCACCCAGAGCTCGGGTTCCAGGAGACTCGCACCTCGAGCATCGTGGCGAACCGCTTGTCGGAGCTGGGCTACGAGGTGACGACCGGCGTCGGCAAGACAGGTGTGGTCGCTGTTCTCCGGAACGGCGACGGGCCGACCGCGCTGCTGCGAGCCGACATGGATGCCCTGCCCGTCAAGGAGGACACCGGGCTCCCCTACGCGAGCACCGTCACGGCCACCGACGACAACGGCAAGCTCGTCCCCGTGGACCACGCCTGCGGTCACGACCTGCACACCAGCTGCCTGCTGGGCGCGGCGGAGATGCTCTCCGCCGACCGCGCGAGCTGGGCGGGAACGCTGATGCTGGTGTTCCAGCCGGCGGAGGAGTTGGGGGCGGGCGCCCAGGCGATGGTTGACGACGGTCTGTTCGATCGTTTCCCCACCCCGGATGTGGTGCTCGGCCAGCATGTGGCGCCGCTGCCGGCCGGCAAGATCGCCGGCCATGCCGGGCCATCGTACGCGGCGTCGGATTCGCTGCGCGTTCGCCTGATTGGCAAAGGCGCCCACGGCTCGATGCCCGAGGCATCCATCGACCCGGTGGTGCTGGCGGCCGAGACGGTGTTGCGACTGCAGACCATCATCTCGCGAGAGATCCCGAGCACGGCCACCGCGGTTCTCACCGTCGGCTCGATCCATGCCGGTGATGCCGCCAACGTCATCCCCGGCGAGGCCGAGTTGCAGTTGAACATCCGCAGCTACGACGCCCGCGTGCGCGAGCGCATTCTGAGCGGGGTCTCCCGCATCGTGTCCGGCGAGGCCGCGACGGCGGGCTCTCCGGAGCAGCCGACGATTACAGAGATCGAGCGGTTTCCCATTGTGGTCAATGACGCGGAGGCGCTCGGCAAGACCCTCGGCGTGTTCAGCGATTGGTTGGGGGCGGAGAACGTCTTGGACCCCGGAGCGGGCTCTGGCAGCGAGGATGTCGGTGTGCTGGCGACGAGTTGCGGCGCACCCCTGGCCTACTGGCTGCTCGGCGGAAGCGACCCGTCCCTGTTCACCACGGGTGACATGACCGACCCGGCCCTGCTCACCGTGCCGTCGAACCACTCCCCGCACTATGCCCCGGTGATCGAGCCGACACTGACGATCGGGGTCACTGCGCTGGTGGCGGCCGCGCGAACCTGGCTGCCGGCCGCCTGA
- a CDS encoding DUF4166 domain-containing protein, whose amino-acid sequence MPELVAVSPYEAVLGERMQLLHPRLRAYFGAIPRGQHGWGAGVFHTAGTPGRWLRPLLRPLHSQGILLADWQRDVPFTVLNEPGDRGSVRAARRFQLRGGDWVMVDEIGLDARGRLTDRLGRTGLIEAVFRADVVDGALQLRSTRVALRAGRLRLGLPGFLAPRVLLIERWDEKDERQHVTLTMTAPLLGTLYEYGGSFRYEIRQGERHAWPDES is encoded by the coding sequence TTGCCTGAACTCGTGGCGGTGTCGCCATACGAGGCGGTGCTGGGGGAGCGGATGCAGCTGCTGCATCCGCGCCTGCGCGCCTACTTCGGGGCGATTCCGCGCGGCCAGCACGGCTGGGGCGCCGGCGTCTTCCACACGGCCGGCACGCCCGGGCGTTGGCTCCGGCCGCTCCTGCGGCCACTGCACAGCCAGGGGATCCTGCTGGCCGACTGGCAGCGGGACGTGCCGTTCACCGTGCTGAACGAGCCGGGCGACCGCGGCTCCGTGCGCGCCGCCCGCCGCTTCCAGCTGCGGGGCGGTGACTGGGTCATGGTCGACGAGATCGGGCTCGACGCGCGCGGGCGGCTCACCGACCGACTCGGCCGCACCGGGCTCATCGAGGCGGTCTTCCGCGCGGATGTCGTCGACGGCGCGTTGCAGCTGCGCTCCACCCGGGTGGCGCTTCGTGCCGGCCGGCTGCGCCTGGGCCTCCCCGGCTTTCTGGCGCCTCGTGTGCTCCTGATCGAACGGTGGGACGAGAAGGACGAGCGGCAGCACGTGACCCTCACGATGACCGCGCCCCTGCTCGGTACGCTGTACGAATACGGCGGCTCGTTCCGATACGAGATCCGCCAGGGGGAGAGACACGCGTGGCCAGACGAGTCGTGA
- a CDS encoding epimerase encodes MARRVVIAGASGFIGQYLCERYRAAGSTVHTIGRSGADASWGDHAAITALLDGADLLVNLAGKSVNCRYTAANRAEIMRSRIDTTRQLAAAIADCQSPPPLWVNSSTATIYRHADDRAMTESTGEIGTGFSVGIATAWEREFFASTLPGTRRVALRMAIVLGDGSALLPLLNLARFGLGGPQLDGRWFSTAKRRAAGTFHEYRATGGHQKFSWVHISDVANIIDFVEANPELAGVLNVAAPGTSDNTSLMRTLRELVRMPVGLPTWRWMLELGSAAINSETELVLKSRWVVPERLTELGYDFDYPELEPALRAIVAERAAR; translated from the coding sequence GTGGCCAGACGAGTCGTGATCGCCGGGGCATCCGGGTTCATCGGGCAGTACCTGTGCGAGCGCTACCGCGCGGCCGGGAGCACCGTGCACACCATCGGTCGGTCCGGCGCCGACGCGTCATGGGGCGACCACGCCGCCATCACGGCACTGCTGGACGGTGCCGACCTCCTGGTCAACCTGGCCGGCAAGAGTGTCAACTGCCGCTACACGGCGGCCAACCGTGCAGAGATCATGCGCTCGCGGATCGACACCACCCGTCAGCTCGCCGCCGCGATCGCCGACTGCCAGAGCCCGCCGCCACTCTGGGTGAACTCCTCGACGGCCACCATCTACCGGCACGCCGATGACCGCGCGATGACCGAGAGCACCGGCGAGATCGGCACCGGCTTCTCTGTCGGCATCGCCACCGCCTGGGAACGCGAGTTCTTCGCATCGACGCTGCCGGGAACCCGCCGGGTGGCGCTGCGGATGGCGATCGTGCTCGGCGACGGCAGCGCCCTGCTGCCCTTGCTCAACCTGGCCCGGTTCGGCCTCGGCGGCCCACAACTCGACGGCCGCTGGTTCAGCACGGCCAAGCGCCGGGCCGCCGGCACCTTCCACGAGTACCGCGCGACGGGCGGTCACCAGAAGTTCAGCTGGGTGCACATCAGCGATGTGGCGAACATCATCGACTTCGTCGAGGCGAACCCAGAGCTCGCCGGCGTGCTCAACGTCGCCGCACCCGGAACCTCCGACAACACGAGCCTGATGCGCACGCTGCGCGAGCTTGTGCGGATGCCCGTCGGCCTGCCCACCTGGCGCTGGATGCTCGAGCTGGGCTCCGCGGCCATCAACTCCGAGACCGAGCTCGTGCTGAAGAGCCGCTGGGTCGTACCGGAGCGACTCACCGAGCTCGGCTACGACTTCGACTATCCGGAGCTGGAACCCGCGCTGCGCGCCATCGTTGCTGAGCGGGCGGCCCGATGA
- a CDS encoding DUF2207 family protein encodes MSALGALALLLLAILATAAIVLRASQRRRPGRIAQYSPPPGVGILSAAVLTRTEKRAAAAELVNLAVRKNLRFLAPDAGSKQLRVELLDGPPLGAEQRALIAALFGAPRTARTARKRRRVRTIRRDAALNRAVRGVVDGVRAQLTRSGQIRFDAAWPVMLVRVGAVASLALYGIALLWAPDIGLALLLGIAALGLATLALCAPPARLRLFSDESFEVRDHLNGLNDYIALAEADRIRFLQSPNGALTQSIDTPEGRVEALVLNEKLLPYAILFGHEQEWAKLLETEQRELAASGVLDAYDGLHLLAVVGNPAAELSLPELLGGLHGFDVDMSLLAGIELPDIDLGALSLDL; translated from the coding sequence ATGAGCGCGCTCGGGGCGCTTGCCCTGTTGCTGCTGGCGATCCTCGCCACGGCCGCGATCGTGCTGCGCGCCAGCCAGCGCCGCCGCCCCGGACGCATCGCCCAGTATTCCCCGCCCCCAGGCGTCGGCATCCTGAGTGCCGCGGTGCTCACTCGCACCGAGAAGCGTGCGGCCGCTGCCGAACTCGTGAATCTTGCCGTGCGCAAGAACCTGCGGTTCCTGGCCCCGGATGCCGGCAGCAAGCAGCTCCGGGTCGAGCTCCTCGACGGGCCCCCGCTCGGCGCAGAGCAGAGAGCGCTGATCGCCGCGCTGTTCGGCGCCCCGCGCACGGCCCGTACCGCGCGCAAACGGCGGAGGGTGCGCACCATCCGTCGGGACGCTGCCCTCAACAGAGCCGTGCGTGGGGTCGTCGACGGTGTGAGAGCACAGCTCACGCGGTCGGGTCAGATTCGCTTCGACGCCGCCTGGCCGGTGATGCTGGTGCGCGTCGGCGCCGTCGCGTCGCTCGCACTCTACGGGATCGCGCTGCTGTGGGCGCCCGACATCGGCCTCGCCCTGCTGCTCGGCATCGCGGCCCTCGGGCTCGCGACTCTCGCGCTCTGCGCCCCGCCGGCGCGCCTGCGCCTGTTCTCTGACGAGTCTTTCGAGGTGCGCGACCACCTGAACGGGCTGAACGACTACATCGCTCTGGCTGAGGCCGACCGCATCCGCTTCCTGCAGTCACCGAACGGTGCGCTCACCCAGTCGATTGACACCCCCGAGGGGCGGGTGGAGGCCCTCGTGCTGAACGAGAAGCTGTTGCCCTACGCGATCCTGTTCGGCCACGAACAGGAGTGGGCGAAACTGCTCGAGACGGAACAGCGTGAGCTGGCGGCATCCGGGGTTCTGGACGCCTACGACGGCCTTCACCTGCTCGCCGTTGTCGGCAATCCTGCCGCGGAATTGTCGCTGCCCGAGCTGCTCGGGGGGCTGCACGGCTTTGATGTCGACATGTCGCTTCTGGCCGGAATTGAGCTCCCAGACATCGATCTGGGAGCACTCAGCCTCGACTTGTAA
- the rpsA gene encoding 30S ribosomal protein S1 encodes MTIVTTAKAPKQVAINDIGSAEDFLAAVEKTLKFFNDGDLIEGTVVKIDRDEVLLDVGYKTEGVIPSRELSIKHDVDPSEVVNVGDTVEALVLQKEDKEGRLILSKKRAQYERAWGDVEKIKDADGVVTGSVIEVVKGGLIVDIGLRGFLPASLIELRRVRDLTPYLGQEIEAKILELDKNRNNVVLSRRALLEQTQSESRTTFLNNLQKGQVRKGVVSSIVNFGAFVDLGGVDGLVHVSELSWKHIEHASEVVEVGQEVTVEILEVDLERERVSLSLKATQEDPWQVFARTHAIGQVAPGKVTKLVPFGAFVRVAEGIEGLVHISELSGKHVELAEQVVSVGDEVFVKVIDIDLERRRISLSLKQANEGVDPEGTEFDPALYGMLTEYDEQGNYKFPEGFDPETNEWREGFDTQREVWEQQYAAAQARWEAHKKQVATANEEAAVAGEAAAAGSTFSSESATGGTLADDESLAALREKLSGGN; translated from the coding sequence ATGACAATCGTAACGACCGCCAAGGCACCCAAGCAGGTCGCCATCAATGACATCGGATCTGCTGAAGACTTCCTCGCCGCGGTCGAGAAGACTCTGAAGTTCTTCAACGACGGCGACCTCATCGAGGGCACCGTTGTGAAGATCGACCGCGACGAGGTTCTCCTCGACGTGGGATACAAGACCGAGGGTGTCATTCCCTCGCGTGAGCTGTCCATCAAGCACGACGTTGACCCGAGCGAGGTCGTCAACGTTGGCGACACCGTCGAGGCCCTCGTTCTCCAGAAGGAGGACAAGGAAGGTCGTCTCATCCTGTCCAAGAAGCGCGCACAGTACGAGCGTGCGTGGGGCGACGTTGAGAAGATCAAGGACGCCGATGGCGTTGTCACCGGTTCGGTCATCGAGGTCGTCAAGGGTGGCCTCATCGTTGACATCGGACTCCGTGGCTTCCTGCCGGCATCGCTCATCGAGCTGCGCCGCGTCCGCGACCTCACGCCGTACCTCGGCCAGGAGATCGAGGCCAAGATCCTCGAGCTCGACAAGAACCGCAACAACGTTGTGCTTTCGCGTCGCGCGCTCCTCGAGCAGACTCAGTCCGAGAGCCGCACCACCTTCCTGAACAACCTTCAGAAGGGTCAGGTCCGCAAGGGCGTCGTCTCCTCGATCGTCAACTTCGGTGCGTTCGTGGACCTCGGCGGCGTTGACGGCCTCGTGCACGTCTCCGAGCTCAGCTGGAAGCACATCGAGCACGCCTCTGAGGTTGTTGAGGTTGGCCAGGAAGTCACCGTCGAGATCCTCGAGGTTGACCTCGAGCGCGAGCGCGTGTCGCTGTCGCTCAAGGCAACGCAGGAGGACCCGTGGCAGGTCTTCGCCCGCACCCACGCCATTGGCCAGGTTGCACCGGGTAAGGTCACCAAGCTCGTTCCCTTCGGCGCGTTCGTTCGCGTTGCAGAGGGCATCGAGGGCCTCGTGCACATCTCGGAGCTCTCCGGCAAGCACGTTGAGCTCGCCGAGCAGGTTGTTTCGGTCGGCGACGAGGTCTTCGTCAAGGTCATCGACATCGACCTCGAGCGTCGCCGCATCTCGCTGAGCCTCAAGCAGGCCAACGAGGGTGTCGACCCCGAGGGTACCGAGTTCGACCCGGCCCTCTACGGCATGCTCACCGAGTACGACGAGCAGGGCAACTACAAGTTCCCCGAGGGCTTCGACCCGGAGACGAACGAGTGGCGCGAGGGCTTCGACACCCAGCGCGAGGTGTGGGAGCAGCAGTACGCAGCAGCCCAGGCTCGCTGGGAGGCTCACAAGAAGCAGGTTGCAACCGCGAACGAAGAGGCTGCCGTTGCCGGCGAAGCCGCTGCGGCCGGTTCGACCTTCTCCAGCGAGTCCGCCACCGGTGGCACGCTTGCCGATGACGAGTCGCTCGCCGCTCTGCGCGAGAAGCTCTCCGGCGGCAACTAG
- a CDS encoding class I SAM-dependent methyltransferase, translated as MQTGRLQQHADSFQSGADGYDRHRPSYPEASVDWLRGPASAPLEVLDLGAGTGKLSAQLLARGDSVVAVDPSADMLRVAAERMPQLRTLVGSAEHIPLPDSRVDLVTVAQAWHWMDEQAATREVLRVLRPGGRLGLIWNSRDESVPWVAALSEAMHQGMHPTAFTPALGDGMTLLGRHVARWNQHTTRAGILSLATTRSYYLVASPAEQRAMLARIEAVLDTHPETRAEAILLPYVTETWLAAPWTGESA; from the coding sequence ATGCAGACCGGGCGCCTCCAGCAGCATGCCGACTCCTTCCAGAGCGGGGCGGACGGCTACGATCGCCATCGGCCGAGCTACCCGGAGGCCAGCGTGGACTGGCTGCGCGGCCCGGCATCCGCACCGCTCGAGGTGCTCGACCTTGGCGCAGGCACCGGAAAACTGAGTGCGCAACTGCTCGCCCGCGGCGACAGCGTGGTGGCCGTTGACCCGTCCGCCGACATGCTGCGCGTCGCGGCCGAGCGGATGCCGCAGCTGCGCACCCTTGTCGGCAGTGCTGAACACATCCCGTTGCCCGACTCCCGCGTCGACCTGGTGACCGTGGCCCAGGCCTGGCACTGGATGGACGAGCAGGCGGCGACCCGCGAGGTGCTGCGAGTGCTCCGCCCCGGCGGCCGGCTCGGCCTGATCTGGAACAGCCGCGACGAGAGCGTGCCCTGGGTGGCTGCGCTCTCGGAGGCGATGCACCAGGGCATGCACCCCACCGCGTTCACGCCGGCCCTCGGCGACGGCATGACGCTGCTGGGGCGCCACGTGGCCCGCTGGAACCAGCACACCACACGTGCCGGCATCCTGAGTCTGGCGACGACCCGCAGCTACTACCTGGTGGCGTCGCCGGCCGAGCAGCGGGCCATGCTGGCCCGCATCGAGGCGGTGCTGGACACGCACCCGGAGACCCGGGCGGAGGCGATCCTGCTGCCGTATGTCACGGAGACCTGGCTGGCCGCGCCGTGGACCGGCGAGAGTGCCTGA
- a CDS encoding DUF4126 domain-containing protein, with translation MLEFLTGSALAASAGLNAYIPLLLIGLGSRFTDLIELPANWAWLQNEWVLGILAVLLVLEILADKVPGVDSVNDIVQTVIRPTSGGLAFGSGTAATTVAITDPATFFSSNQWVPIAVGAGIALAVHLAKLSVRPVANALTAGLAAPVISTVEDVSSVVLSVLAILAPVLALLAMIGGVVLVLRWVRRLRHSRRSTARPARSP, from the coding sequence ATGCTGGAGTTCTTGACCGGGAGCGCGCTGGCCGCATCCGCGGGCCTGAACGCCTACATCCCTCTGCTGTTGATCGGGCTGGGTTCGCGTTTCACCGACCTGATCGAGTTACCGGCGAACTGGGCCTGGTTGCAGAACGAGTGGGTGCTCGGAATCCTCGCCGTGCTGCTCGTGTTGGAGATCCTGGCCGACAAGGTGCCAGGCGTTGACTCCGTCAACGACATCGTGCAGACGGTCATCCGGCCGACCTCCGGCGGTCTCGCCTTCGGGTCCGGCACCGCGGCGACGACGGTGGCCATCACCGACCCTGCCACCTTCTTCAGCTCGAACCAGTGGGTGCCGATCGCCGTCGGCGCTGGCATCGCGCTGGCCGTGCACCTGGCCAAGCTCAGTGTGCGGCCGGTGGCGAACGCCCTCACCGCCGGGCTCGCCGCCCCCGTGATCAGTACGGTGGAGGACGTCAGCAGCGTCGTGTTGTCGGTGCTGGCGATCCTGGCACCGGTGCTTGCGCTGCTCGCGATGATCGGCGGAGTGGTGCTCGTGCTGCGCTGGGTCCGCAGGCTCAGGCACTCTCGCCGGTCCACGGCGCGGCCAGCCAGGTCTCCGTGA
- the coaE gene encoding dephospho-CoA kinase, whose translation MYLIALTGGIAAGKSTVARRLVEHGAVLIDADVLSRKAVEPGAPALAGIREAFGDEVLNADGSLNREKLGAIIFHNDDARAKLNAIVHPAVRELGEKLKAEAVRNDPDVVIVHDIPLLVETGRNTEVFDKIVVVEAPQKTRIARLVEERGLDLEHAIARVEAQATDEERRAVADVVIDADGTLANTMSQVDDLWMQVQAERGVSRRP comes from the coding sequence ATGTATCTCATCGCATTGACGGGCGGCATCGCCGCGGGCAAATCGACGGTGGCCCGCCGTCTCGTGGAGCACGGCGCTGTGCTGATCGATGCCGACGTGTTGTCGCGCAAGGCCGTCGAGCCGGGCGCACCGGCGCTGGCCGGCATCCGCGAGGCCTTCGGCGACGAGGTGCTGAACGCCGACGGCAGCCTGAACCGTGAGAAGCTCGGCGCGATCATCTTCCACAACGATGACGCCCGCGCGAAGCTCAACGCCATCGTGCACCCCGCCGTGCGGGAACTGGGCGAGAAGCTGAAGGCCGAGGCCGTCAGGAACGACCCGGACGTCGTCATCGTGCACGACATCCCGCTGCTGGTGGAGACCGGCCGCAACACGGAGGTCTTCGACAAGATCGTCGTCGTCGAGGCGCCCCAGAAGACCCGCATCGCCCGCCTCGTCGAGGAGCGCGGGCTCGACCTCGAGCATGCCATCGCGCGGGTGGAGGCCCAGGCTACCGACGAGGAGCGCCGCGCCGTCGCCGACGTGGTCATCGACGCCGACGGCACCCTGGCCAACACCATGAGCCAGGTCGACGACCTGTGGATGCAGGTGCAGGCCGAGCGGGGTGTCAGTCGGCGTCCGTAG